One Fuerstiella marisgermanici DNA window includes the following coding sequences:
- a CDS encoding DUF4347 domain-containing protein: MKKFHSSPRHDAAAPKSSSLKKAKSRSMLYERLEDRVLFDAVPDASLVADAEEPLNVDQANAERFDASLYAEDVKMVADSSLTSQDETSHVADVRRELVIVDASVENYQQLANDLLMNAEAGREFEIALIDGGTDGISQVSGILAKYSDLDAVHVVSHGDETGIRFGDVWLTQSNFGGYAAEIAQWGNAFTENGDLLLLGCDVASTADGRQLLQSISTLTGTDVAASVDGTGYALRGGDWDLEFLIGSTETKIAFSDAIQSKWHGLLAPAADASLNVPSQVPLGEDVDFTVTFRNTAPSGQVGYGPFVDVLIPHLGEDGVFDGGLYTDTADGLDAAVSGAVTYLGLPVNYEVLTLQDADGAGGLSIGTVTHPYGQTIQNETQLLGLAGTVDGGAFTLSFGGQTTSDIAWDADAATVQAALASLSSIGAGNIAVSGSLASGEVLELQFVGSMAASNRATITTDSSLLSGGGTAEVLAFVDGDSSAQATKVYGHAGDKLVVVELPFGSFTPEQPAAVINIKATMSDHADLNSPLTVRSRGGFRYGSDALNNPNADSTLFSDVQTNANNWVEHDSVTPTLLTISKTSTAPEHETATGPNYVRQWTVNVDIPDGQTITDLDIFDDLPNNIVFLSLDSITSADGGTVFTSNVPGGTNVLGSATNNTAFTGANSHTPLNINGVQNGESLVVTADSITGTTSDRDVSITFSFYVEEFDANGDRLIPINGEDDTTSAPDSRSHNNAQALGDWTPVDIRDAGGIDNAAADPAGIEHTIDDKSIAVQKSVTVVDAAGNPTGQDSVVPGSLLKYTLSFQISDYYTYGDLVLTDTFSDGQLFYTGLGPSFSVSDFNASYANSSFNLHVGPQTGATSEAATDNFIVDQSRIDRGDDAAENSATDGTTHITIQLSERLQQLGDDGILQGGLSNGAANLGAATGTITFYTQVQDEFADAFPSGDRSVDQGDVLTNGVAIAGAVRENQEDDTNGVLFETLHNESDSSRTSIRVQQGSLAKSIYAVNGSTSFSGTVDVAPGDRITYRLTYQLPTSDFEDLTITDYFPLPIFRVADADADGLPAANWTFDADQSSNQMLPGVVELLAVNGAAGDTFYDIWDMSDNGLLDDSVAPSLSIDTNANSVTIDFGRFDDTGFQASQVDLLLTVTVQNDPFADGLLLTNQAIAAEGSTNGTPVSQVDLIQVRLTEPVIDGISKGIVDSEKTTAFAAGGLIFSETTATAGFTGGTLNSDWLDDNTFDTLITDLDAGDRARFAVVVENTGSSRHGAFDVTITDTLDAGLSYVAGSLRVYDGNGNLLTYSGSDADLFAGGITLDDPTATSGVLAEFDATNGSNVAVMIYDVTIDGSAQPLQELNNTAALVGYAGQEGGQNHVVTPPEASAGVAVINVAATKSLDGTSEAHTTFVGGVERVAIGEVVRYRIEMEVPEGTSPLLTLRDKLPSGLTFIDDGTAKVVFVSDGGNMTSSALSGAGLNIVDTGTLADIEPTFVLPDVATSESDDPGIENDTWSTGNDVYFKLGTVVNSDSDADKEYVVIEFNVLVDNNSSPRNDVNESLYNDLEVLIDSNANGTIESREEIYDLPNGQRPRVQIVEPLIQHFAKTVDFSSGDAGDPVSYTISFNVATGSARTDAFDVNLTDTVPTEMLLNTASMQVRVDGALQTAGTDYTDNSSGSTFDLTFDRLAMGADVTITFDAVIDISVNPTEQVVNRANVTWTSLPGDFGTANGTGGNATGSDLASLDDVNTGGSANPEYNTKSGETQGERDGSGQNDPATASDNTQPNDYHATSTAVVTIDGTSITKTLDRTSIDDSATTANNVRSQAVIGEVATYTVTLNFNEATIPNATLTDNLQQGLAFIGVTGTTVNGVTLDAAVDLTDPTVSNNGRTVVWDLQTIVDAAHGTPDTDGRITITYEAVVTNAAANVDGVLRRNTATFQWDDNPTTAPNPREVVAASADVAIIEPEIVVTKSVALDTDQDSNYDDGTTGDAGDGIQYTITLTNRRGVDAFDMDFSDDMPLAGGGLSAILNPVLTVTDNATTGSVSASDFELVGDNDTGWTVRMVAGRDIDMLGSQVDSSGNPRVITLTITGSIGHAVAPNQAINNVATATWTSQNGTFIGPSPYTADDTERTGIDGAGAGNLNNYESSGNAVFTVTQPAFSKHFVDTDRSETTGTNVTIGETVTYALRVQLPEGISPDATVIDQLPDGLKYVSSQIVTSAASSGGLLANDFNGTIAGGIPTVSGGAASGDDVMFTFDQITVGTNNDGSDNSFLLLIDAIVVDQSSNVGYAGHQTVLSNRATIDFSTDSLPPQSTGLVNVTVVEPSLSITKEFGPTVDTDLADAGDTVSVVLTVDNTTGTSAAYDVVIEDVLDPAFYDISTVDFGGAGTAYPNDFTPSIDTISGRLLYSGGTIATGATQTFTFSVKLLNTVLPDATDVNTATITDATTLSGTVSGERNTPDADGDNSHTDTDTVRIRSNSLSGFVWDDLNNDGIFDGSENGLTGVAIQLVGVDHLGNGVDVTLLTGAGGAYSFTGLRPGTYRIVEDPNGNTIPAGLLDGKDAIGTPGGDSSVNDQFTNIELPTGVETHGTGNNFGEIQPASMSGTVFYDANADTSQNAATATSSSEPGLAGIAVALDADYDEDGIVDETIHTFTDAQGDYQFTNLKAGEFTVRVVPPAGTSQTYDADGILTAHGSSFSLLPTQHNGVQDFGYTGTSSLSDTVFFDIDNDGVDDTATNDRGLANVDVTLSIDIDGNGTADYTTTLPTDSNGNFQFANLLPGTYTLTTDGTDMAAGLANNPTVDNDGLATPHSADYTVGIGESVTGTGFGFHAVPDYDIVKTGNYSIASAGDIVQYTITVKNVGELDGRNITIADDFPQDVLTITNASGGAVDNSAGTIEWNLAAMQPGEQVVLTVTATVKDPIPAGIDTFTNSVSVDDDHYNGDDPDTSNNTSSYKATLDTVPEYAITKSNGGTVNLRPGDQMTYTISVTNNGKQDGTGVIVTDRFPLDTLQVVDADGGTVDTNAGTITWNVGDLDVGDTVFFNVTFDVVDTANAAKTDVVNHADVHDDGRNGADPNLTNNTVSDTDPLVAAPDYRLTKTMNGSPAFVEPGQSISYSIFIENIGDQNGTGVVVTDRFPVDLLTNVNAVGGTVDAVNGTITWNVGDLAGGGESVLLTVTADVRASVATGVEVLVNNASVTDDLANGPDPTPTNNADEDTTTLQAQPDLTVTKTDGDLDYAEPGDTVVYTITYNNFGNQDSTGVTITENLPDGSTFDASASTSGWIGNRDGTFTFHVGSLNTGDGGAIEFAVIADDVIDPNREELVNTVSITDDRSNGTDPTPENNVAEDTTPLQVFVFDSFQDPSGYGKDMDEYNRRDVHLPHGDEFAHRLKPLPIDTVYTGIVDPGTTLSGKIYDQSGRLVGEQTVVADSAGNWLMQFPTVVLYEQPHEMRVDQTLAVQNSTNFAGFNLRRFFHPAIHSPMYMNEPISVGAAFRHDPFSVVQAMHAANNDPLGFDWTHHAYELIVSSSNTSAM, encoded by the coding sequence ATGAAAAAGTTTCACTCTTCGCCACGCCATGATGCCGCTGCGCCGAAGTCTTCATCTCTGAAGAAGGCGAAGTCGCGCAGCATGTTGTACGAACGCCTGGAAGATCGCGTGCTGTTCGACGCGGTTCCGGATGCGTCGCTGGTGGCCGATGCAGAGGAGCCTCTGAACGTCGATCAGGCTAACGCCGAACGTTTCGACGCGTCGTTGTACGCCGAAGACGTCAAGATGGTGGCAGACTCGTCCCTGACTTCGCAGGACGAAACGTCTCATGTGGCCGACGTGCGTCGCGAACTAGTGATCGTTGATGCGTCCGTCGAAAACTATCAGCAGCTTGCTAATGATCTGCTGATGAACGCGGAGGCCGGTCGCGAATTCGAAATCGCCCTGATTGACGGCGGGACCGACGGGATTTCGCAGGTTAGCGGCATCCTGGCGAAGTACAGCGACCTGGATGCAGTGCATGTCGTATCGCATGGAGACGAAACGGGCATCCGATTTGGCGACGTGTGGCTGACGCAGAGCAATTTCGGCGGGTACGCTGCCGAGATCGCTCAGTGGGGAAACGCCTTCACGGAAAACGGTGACCTGCTGCTGCTGGGTTGTGATGTGGCATCGACGGCAGACGGGCGTCAGTTGCTGCAGTCGATCAGCACGCTGACCGGCACGGATGTCGCGGCGAGCGTCGACGGAACCGGGTATGCCCTGCGTGGTGGCGACTGGGATCTGGAATTTTTGATCGGTTCCACCGAAACAAAAATCGCATTCAGCGACGCCATTCAAAGCAAATGGCACGGGTTGCTAGCTCCGGCCGCTGACGCATCATTGAATGTGCCGTCGCAGGTTCCGCTGGGCGAAGACGTGGACTTTACGGTCACGTTTCGCAACACGGCTCCGTCGGGACAAGTCGGCTACGGTCCCTTTGTCGATGTGCTGATTCCTCACCTGGGCGAAGACGGCGTATTCGACGGCGGATTGTACACCGACACCGCCGACGGTTTGGATGCCGCGGTCAGCGGAGCGGTGACCTACCTCGGTCTGCCCGTCAACTATGAGGTGCTGACTCTGCAGGACGCGGACGGTGCGGGTGGGTTGAGCATCGGCACGGTCACTCATCCGTATGGCCAAACCATTCAGAATGAAACGCAACTTCTTGGGCTTGCCGGGACCGTCGACGGCGGAGCCTTCACGCTGTCGTTCGGCGGCCAAACGACAAGTGACATCGCATGGGATGCCGATGCGGCCACGGTGCAGGCGGCGTTGGCGTCGCTTAGCAGTATCGGAGCGGGCAACATTGCGGTCAGTGGTTCGCTGGCGTCTGGTGAAGTGTTGGAGCTGCAGTTTGTGGGCAGCATGGCGGCCAGCAACCGAGCGACAATCACCACGGACAGTTCGCTGCTTTCCGGTGGCGGCACGGCCGAAGTGCTGGCGTTCGTCGACGGCGATTCGTCGGCTCAGGCCACAAAGGTGTACGGCCACGCGGGCGACAAGTTAGTGGTCGTTGAACTGCCGTTTGGATCGTTCACGCCGGAACAGCCGGCCGCTGTGATCAACATCAAAGCGACGATGAGCGACCATGCCGACCTGAACTCGCCGTTGACCGTGCGTTCACGCGGCGGGTTTCGCTACGGCAGCGATGCGTTAAACAACCCCAATGCGGACAGCACGCTGTTTAGTGATGTGCAGACGAATGCGAACAACTGGGTCGAACATGACAGCGTGACTCCCACGCTGCTGACAATTTCGAAAACTAGTACCGCTCCGGAGCACGAAACAGCCACCGGGCCGAATTACGTGCGGCAGTGGACGGTGAACGTCGACATTCCCGACGGTCAGACGATCACTGATCTGGACATCTTTGACGATCTGCCCAACAACATCGTGTTCCTGTCGCTGGATTCGATCACCAGCGCCGACGGCGGGACGGTCTTCACATCCAATGTGCCCGGCGGCACCAATGTGCTGGGAAGTGCGACGAACAACACGGCGTTCACCGGGGCGAATTCGCACACGCCGCTAAACATCAACGGCGTGCAGAATGGTGAGTCGCTGGTGGTGACGGCGGATTCCATCACCGGCACGACGTCAGACCGAGACGTGTCAATCACGTTCAGCTTCTACGTGGAAGAATTCGACGCAAACGGCGACCGGCTGATCCCGATTAACGGCGAAGACGACACAACATCGGCACCTGATTCCCGCAGCCACAACAACGCTCAAGCATTGGGCGACTGGACGCCGGTAGACATCCGTGATGCGGGCGGAATCGACAATGCGGCGGCCGACCCGGCCGGTATCGAACACACAATTGATGACAAATCGATCGCGGTTCAGAAGAGCGTCACCGTTGTCGACGCGGCGGGTAATCCGACGGGGCAGGATTCGGTCGTGCCGGGTTCGCTGTTGAAGTACACGCTGTCATTTCAGATTTCTGACTACTACACGTACGGTGATCTGGTGCTGACGGACACGTTCAGTGACGGGCAGCTGTTCTACACCGGCCTTGGACCGTCGTTCAGTGTTTCTGACTTCAATGCCAGCTACGCCAACAGCAGTTTTAACCTGCATGTCGGACCGCAGACGGGTGCGACATCAGAAGCGGCGACAGATAATTTCATCGTCGATCAGTCTCGCATTGATCGCGGCGATGACGCAGCAGAGAACTCAGCCACGGACGGAACCACTCACATCACGATCCAGCTTTCCGAGCGACTGCAGCAACTGGGCGATGATGGGATCCTTCAAGGTGGCCTGAGCAACGGGGCTGCCAACCTGGGAGCCGCGACAGGCACAATTACGTTTTATACTCAGGTGCAGGATGAATTCGCCGACGCGTTTCCTTCAGGCGACCGCAGCGTGGACCAGGGCGACGTTCTGACGAATGGCGTTGCGATCGCGGGGGCCGTTCGTGAGAACCAGGAAGACGACACCAATGGTGTTCTGTTCGAAACTCTGCACAACGAATCGGACAGCAGCAGAACCAGTATCCGGGTTCAGCAGGGATCGCTTGCGAAGTCGATCTACGCCGTCAACGGTTCGACATCGTTTAGTGGCACCGTAGACGTCGCGCCCGGCGATCGCATTACTTATCGGCTCACCTATCAACTGCCGACGTCCGACTTCGAAGACCTGACCATCACCGACTATTTTCCACTGCCAATCTTCCGAGTGGCTGACGCAGACGCCGATGGCTTGCCCGCTGCAAACTGGACGTTCGATGCTGACCAAAGCAGCAATCAGATGTTGCCAGGCGTCGTCGAACTGCTGGCCGTCAACGGTGCCGCCGGCGACACGTTCTACGACATCTGGGACATGTCCGACAATGGCCTGCTGGATGACAGCGTGGCTCCTTCGTTGAGTATCGATACGAACGCGAACAGTGTGACAATCGACTTCGGGCGATTTGACGACACCGGCTTCCAGGCCAGTCAGGTGGATTTGCTGCTGACCGTGACCGTGCAAAATGATCCGTTTGCGGACGGACTGCTTTTGACCAACCAGGCGATAGCGGCCGAAGGTTCGACAAACGGCACGCCTGTGAGTCAGGTGGATCTTATCCAGGTGCGACTGACGGAACCGGTTATTGATGGCATCAGCAAGGGCATCGTCGATTCAGAGAAAACGACAGCATTCGCCGCGGGCGGTTTGATCTTCAGCGAAACAACTGCGACGGCAGGCTTCACCGGCGGAACACTCAACAGCGATTGGCTGGACGACAACACGTTCGACACGCTGATCACCGACCTGGATGCGGGCGATCGAGCTCGCTTTGCCGTCGTCGTGGAAAACACGGGCAGCAGTCGTCACGGTGCGTTTGACGTCACCATCACCGACACGCTGGACGCGGGGCTTAGCTACGTGGCGGGCAGTCTGCGAGTCTACGACGGCAACGGAAACCTGCTGACTTACAGCGGCAGCGACGCCGATCTGTTTGCAGGTGGAATCACCCTCGACGATCCCACCGCCACGTCGGGCGTACTGGCAGAATTCGACGCCACCAACGGTTCGAACGTTGCGGTGATGATTTACGATGTCACGATTGATGGTTCGGCTCAGCCGCTGCAGGAGCTGAATAATACGGCCGCACTTGTTGGATACGCCGGGCAGGAGGGCGGCCAGAATCACGTGGTTACGCCGCCGGAAGCCAGTGCCGGAGTCGCCGTCATCAACGTGGCGGCCACCAAGTCGCTCGACGGGACGTCTGAAGCTCATACAACGTTTGTTGGCGGAGTCGAACGTGTCGCGATTGGCGAAGTCGTGCGTTACCGCATCGAAATGGAAGTCCCTGAAGGCACGTCTCCGCTGCTGACCTTGCGAGACAAACTGCCATCCGGTTTGACCTTCATCGACGATGGCACCGCCAAAGTTGTGTTTGTGTCGGACGGCGGCAACATGACGTCCAGTGCGCTTAGCGGTGCAGGTTTAAATATCGTCGACACTGGCACGCTGGCCGACATTGAACCGACATTTGTGCTGCCGGATGTCGCGACGTCCGAAAGCGACGATCCCGGAATCGAAAACGATACGTGGTCGACAGGCAACGACGTGTACTTCAAGCTGGGGACAGTCGTCAACAGCGACAGCGATGCCGATAAGGAATATGTCGTCATCGAATTTAACGTTCTGGTCGACAACAACAGCAGTCCTCGCAACGATGTGAATGAGAGTCTGTACAACGACCTGGAAGTTCTGATCGACAGCAACGCCAACGGCACGATTGAATCCAGAGAAGAGATCTACGATCTGCCAAACGGCCAGCGACCTCGCGTTCAAATTGTGGAGCCGCTGATTCAACACTTCGCCAAGACTGTCGACTTCAGCAGCGGCGACGCGGGCGATCCGGTTTCGTACACCATTTCCTTTAACGTCGCCACAGGCAGCGCGCGGACCGACGCCTTCGACGTGAATCTGACTGACACCGTGCCGACAGAAATGCTGCTGAACACAGCCAGCATGCAGGTGCGAGTCGATGGTGCACTGCAGACGGCAGGAACGGATTACACGGACAACTCGTCAGGCAGCACATTCGATTTGACGTTTGACCGGCTCGCCATGGGGGCGGATGTCACGATCACCTTCGACGCGGTGATTGATATCAGCGTCAATCCGACGGAGCAGGTTGTCAATCGAGCCAACGTCACTTGGACCAGCCTTCCCGGCGACTTCGGAACGGCCAACGGAACAGGCGGCAACGCCACTGGTAGCGATCTTGCATCGCTGGATGACGTGAACACTGGTGGCAGTGCGAATCCCGAATACAACACGAAGTCGGGGGAAACTCAGGGCGAACGCGATGGCAGCGGGCAGAACGATCCAGCCACTGCCAGCGATAACACTCAACCCAATGACTACCACGCCACCAGCACCGCCGTCGTCACTATTGATGGCACATCAATCACGAAAACACTCGACCGTACCAGCATCGACGACAGTGCAACCACCGCGAACAACGTGAGGTCGCAGGCCGTCATCGGCGAAGTGGCGACGTATACCGTGACGCTGAATTTCAACGAAGCCACCATTCCGAACGCGACGCTGACTGACAATCTGCAGCAGGGGCTGGCGTTCATCGGCGTCACCGGCACGACAGTAAACGGAGTCACTCTGGATGCTGCCGTCGACTTAACAGACCCCACGGTTTCGAACAACGGTCGAACGGTTGTTTGGGATCTGCAAACAATTGTCGACGCGGCTCACGGCACGCCCGACACCGATGGCCGCATTACCATCACCTATGAAGCGGTTGTGACCAACGCAGCGGCCAACGTCGATGGTGTTCTGCGCCGCAACACGGCCACGTTCCAGTGGGACGACAATCCGACCACCGCGCCGAACCCGCGTGAAGTCGTCGCCGCCAGCGCGGACGTTGCGATTATCGAACCTGAAATCGTCGTCACGAAATCCGTCGCTCTGGATACCGATCAGGATTCCAATTACGACGACGGAACCACGGGCGATGCGGGCGACGGGATTCAGTACACGATTACGTTGACCAACCGCCGGGGAGTCGATGCCTTCGACATGGATTTCAGTGACGACATGCCGCTGGCCGGCGGAGGCCTCTCCGCCATTCTGAACCCCGTGCTTACTGTGACCGACAACGCGACGACTGGAAGCGTTTCAGCAAGCGACTTCGAACTGGTCGGAGACAATGATACGGGCTGGACGGTTCGCATGGTGGCGGGCCGCGATATCGATATGCTCGGCAGCCAGGTTGACAGCAGTGGCAATCCGCGAGTCATCACGCTGACAATTACCGGCAGCATTGGGCATGCCGTGGCTCCTAATCAGGCGATCAACAATGTGGCCACCGCCACGTGGACGTCGCAGAACGGCACGTTTATTGGGCCATCGCCCTACACCGCTGATGATACAGAACGCACGGGAATTGATGGAGCTGGCGCCGGCAACCTGAACAACTACGAATCCTCAGGCAACGCCGTGTTCACGGTGACTCAGCCTGCGTTCTCGAAGCACTTCGTCGACACCGATCGCAGCGAAACCACGGGCACGAACGTCACGATCGGCGAAACGGTCACGTATGCTTTGCGAGTTCAGTTGCCGGAAGGCATTTCGCCCGACGCGACGGTCATCGATCAGCTACCTGACGGTCTGAAGTACGTGAGTTCGCAAATTGTGACCAGTGCGGCGTCTTCAGGCGGCCTTCTGGCGAACGATTTTAACGGAACAATCGCAGGCGGCATTCCGACGGTGTCGGGGGGCGCGGCGAGCGGCGATGATGTCATGTTCACGTTCGATCAAATCACCGTCGGGACCAACAACGACGGCAGCGACAATTCGTTCCTGCTGCTGATCGACGCGATTGTTGTCGATCAATCCAGCAACGTCGGCTACGCGGGCCACCAGACGGTTTTGTCGAACCGTGCCACGATCGATTTCAGCACCGATTCGCTACCGCCTCAGTCGACGGGTTTGGTTAACGTGACAGTCGTTGAACCCAGCCTGTCCATCACCAAAGAATTCGGGCCGACCGTCGATACCGACCTTGCCGACGCAGGCGATACCGTTTCGGTTGTGCTAACTGTCGACAATACGACCGGCACATCGGCCGCGTACGACGTTGTCATCGAAGATGTTCTCGACCCGGCCTTCTACGACATCAGCACGGTCGATTTCGGAGGCGCGGGGACGGCCTATCCCAATGATTTCACACCGTCCATCGACACGATCAGCGGTCGGTTGCTATACAGCGGCGGCACGATTGCAACCGGTGCCACGCAGACCTTCACCTTCAGCGTCAAGTTGCTGAACACGGTGTTGCCAGATGCGACCGACGTCAATACGGCGACCATCACCGACGCCACCACGCTGTCAGGCACGGTTTCCGGCGAACGAAATACGCCTGACGCGGACGGCGATAACAGTCACACAGATACCGACACCGTACGGATTCGCAGCAATTCGTTAAGCGGCTTTGTGTGGGATGATCTTAATAACGATGGCATCTTTGACGGCAGCGAAAACGGACTGACCGGAGTTGCCATTCAATTGGTCGGTGTTGACCACCTTGGCAACGGCGTGGATGTGACGCTGCTGACAGGTGCCGGAGGAGCGTACTCGTTTACGGGCCTGCGACCGGGCACGTACCGCATCGTTGAAGATCCGAACGGCAATACAATTCCAGCTGGATTACTCGACGGCAAAGACGCCATCGGCACGCCCGGTGGCGACAGCAGCGTGAACGATCAGTTTACGAATATCGAGCTTCCAACGGGCGTGGAAACTCACGGCACCGGAAACAACTTCGGCGAAATTCAGCCTGCGTCGATGTCGGGAACCGTTTTCTACGACGCCAATGCCGACACATCACAGAACGCCGCCACGGCCACGTCTTCTTCTGAACCGGGGCTGGCAGGAATCGCTGTGGCTCTTGATGCCGACTACGACGAAGACGGCATCGTGGACGAAACGATTCACACCTTCACCGATGCTCAGGGCGACTACCAATTCACAAACCTGAAGGCTGGGGAATTCACTGTTCGAGTTGTGCCGCCCGCAGGGACCAGCCAAACCTATGATGCTGACGGAATTTTGACTGCTCATGGTTCGTCGTTCAGTTTGCTGCCCACTCAGCACAATGGCGTTCAGGACTTCGGCTACACAGGGACCAGCAGCTTGTCCGACACCGTGTTCTTTGACATCGACAACGATGGCGTCGACGACACGGCGACTAACGATCGAGGCCTCGCGAATGTTGACGTGACTTTGTCGATCGATATCGACGGCAACGGCACAGCCGACTACACGACGACTCTGCCCACGGACAGCAACGGCAATTTTCAGTTTGCTAACCTGCTGCCCGGCACCTACACGCTCACGACCGACGGAACAGACATGGCCGCCGGGCTGGCGAACAATCCCACCGTCGACAACGATGGCCTGGCGACTCCGCATTCTGCCGACTACACGGTCGGCATCGGCGAATCGGTGACGGGGACCGGCTTTGGGTTTCACGCCGTGCCGGATTACGACATCGTCAAAACGGGCAACTACAGCATCGCGTCAGCTGGCGACATCGTCCAGTACACGATCACCGTAAAGAACGTGGGTGAGCTCGACGGACGCAACATTACGATCGCGGACGACTTTCCGCAAGACGTGCTGACGATCACCAATGCGTCCGGTGGAGCCGTTGATAATTCGGCGGGCACGATCGAATGGAATCTGGCCGCGATGCAGCCTGGCGAACAAGTCGTCTTAACTGTGACGGCCACTGTGAAAGATCCGATTCCTGCTGGAATTGACACCTTCACGAATTCGGTCAGCGTCGACGACGACCATTACAACGGCGACGATCCCGACACGTCTAACAACACTTCGTCGTACAAGGCCACGTTGGACACCGTGCCGGAATACGCCATCACCAAATCCAACGGCGGCACCGTCAACCTGCGACCTGGCGATCAGATGACCTACACCATTAGCGTGACCAACAACGGCAAGCAGGACGGGACCGGAGTTATCGTTACCGATCGTTTTCCGCTGGATACTCTGCAAGTCGTTGACGCTGATGGTGGAACGGTCGACACGAACGCGGGAACCATCACGTGGAATGTGGGTGACCTGGACGTCGGCGACACGGTGTTCTTTAACGTCACTTTCGACGTTGTCGACACAGCCAACGCGGCAAAAACGGATGTGGTCAACCATGCTGACGTGCATGACGACGGTCGAAACGGAGCCGATCCGAATCTCACCAACAACACGGTGTCCGATACGGATCCACTGGTCGCCGCGCCGGACTATCGGCTGACGAAAACAATGAACGGCAGTCCGGCATTTGTCGAACCCGGCCAGTCCATTAGCTATTCGATCTTCATTGAGAACATCGGCGACCAAAACGGTACGGGTGTTGTTGTTACTGACCGGTTCCCCGTCGATCTGCTGACCAACGTGAACGCGGTTGGTGGCACCGTTGACGCTGTCAATGGCACAATCACGTGGAACGTTGGCGATCTCGCCGGAGGCGGCGAATCTGTGCTGCTGACAGTTACCGCCGACGTTCGTGCTTCTGTTGCGACGGGAGTGGAGGTCCTGGTCAACAACGCATCGGTCACCGACGATCTGGCCAACGGTCCGGACCCGACTCCGACCAACAATGCCGATGAAGACACCACAACTTTACAGGCTCAACCGGATCTTACGGTCACCAAAACCGACGGCGACCTCGACTACGCTGAACCGGGCGACACTGTGGTCTACACGATTACTTACAACAACTTCGGCAATCAGGATTCCACTGGAGTCACCATCACCGAAAATCTTCCCGATGGCTCCACGTTTGATGCCTCCGCCAGCACGTCTGGCTGGATCGGCAATCGGGACGGTACCTTCACCTTTCACGTCGGCAGTCTGAACACGGGTGACGGCGGTGCGATTGAATTCGCTGTTATCGCAGACGACGTGATCGATCCGAATCGCGAAGAACTGGTCAACACGGTTTCCATCACCGACGACCGCAGCAACGGCACCGACCCGACGCCCGAAAATAACGTGGCGGAAGACACCACGCCGCTGCAGGTCTTCGTCTTCGATTCCTTCCAGGATCCCAGCGGCTACGGTAAGGATATGGATGAGTACAACCGACGCGACGTGCACCTGCCGCACGGCGACGAGTTCGCTCATCGGCTGAAGCCACTGCCGATCGACACCGTCTACACGGGCATCGTCGACCCGGGCACAACGCTGTCCGGAAAAATCTACGACCAGAGCGGACGCCTGGTGGGCGAACAAACGGTGGTGGCCGACAGTGCGGGCAACTGGCTGATGCAGTTCCCAACCGTCGTGCTGTATGAACAGCCGCACGAAATGCGAGTCGACCAGACGCTGGCGGTCCAGAATTCCACCAACTTCGCAGGCTTTAATCTACGACGTTTCTTCCACCCGGCCATCCATTCGCCGATGTACATGAACGAACCGATCAGCGTCGGAGCGGCCTTCCGTCACGACCCATTCAGCGTCGTCCAGGCTATGCACGCCGCCAACAACGATCCACTGGGTTTCGACTGGACTCACCATGCGTATGAACTGATCGTGTCATCGAGCAATACGTCGGCAATGTAG